One window of Tenacibaculum maritimum NCIMB 2154 genomic DNA carries:
- a CDS encoding RNA polymerase sigma factor, with protein MTEEITLISNLQNASTKEQAFRTLISLYKERLYWHIRKIVISHDDADDVLQNTFIKVFKNIDNFNQESKLYSWLYRIATNEAITFINKRAKSNHLDVSEMQQVLISNLESDSWFSGNEIQLILQKAIATLPRKQQLVFNMKYFDNMKYSDISDVLDTSIGALKTSYHHAVKKIEKYIKTNSN; from the coding sequence TTGACGGAAGAAATTACCTTAATAAGCAACTTACAAAATGCCAGCACTAAAGAGCAAGCATTTCGCACTTTGATATCTTTATACAAAGAGCGTTTGTATTGGCATATACGTAAAATTGTAATTTCTCACGATGATGCAGATGATGTTTTACAAAACACTTTTATTAAGGTTTTTAAAAATATAGATAATTTTAATCAAGAAAGTAAGTTATATTCTTGGCTATATCGTATTGCTACTAATGAAGCCATTACTTTTATCAATAAACGAGCAAAAAGTAATCATCTTGACGTTTCAGAAATGCAACAGGTACTCATTTCTAACTTAGAAAGCGATAGTTGGTTTTCTGGAAATGAAATTCAACTCATTCTGCAAAAAGCAATTGCTACATTGCCTAGAAAACAACAATTAGTATTTAATATGAAATATTTTGACAATATGAAATATAGTGATATTTCAGATGTTTTAGACACTTCCATAGGAGCACTAAAAACTTCTTATCATCATGCCGTTAAAAAGATTGAAAAATACATAAAAACGAACTCAAATTAA